AGCACCACCCACTATACTAGCGATTGAACCAGCTCCGAAGCGCCAGGCAGTTGGAAAGCAAGTGAATGCTTTAGAGTTAGGAAAGCCCGAACCGCAACAGCCCCACCAGGGCCCGATCACAGGTAAGTAGGGTTTTAACTCATTGCTTGTTTGTGTGAATTTGATAcatgaaatataaaatgttaagTAATATTGTTTAGGAACATTGTGTGTTGGTGGAGTTTATGTGCATGCTCTCTTCGACTCGGGTGCCACACACAGCTTTGTGATACCTGAGGTAGTGTCTAGTTTTAAGGGAACCTTTACTAGAGTAAAGGTAGGTGTTTTGATTAGAACCCCTAGGAACCGTAACCTTCATGCCGATAGTTGTGTACTTGGAATTCCAATCCATGTGGGATCAATGGTATATCCGGCAGACCTTCTAGTTGTTCCTTTAGCACAACACGAAGTGATTTTGGGAATGGACTGGCTGCCGAGATACTACGCGCAGTTGGATTGTGGTCGAGGAAGAATTACACTTGAAAAAAGAGGACAACCATCAACGACATACTATGGGATATGTCCAAGTTCTGGAGTATCACTTGTATCTGCTTTAAGAGTTAAGAAGGATTTGATCAAGGGCGAAGTATATTTGCTAACTCTGACTATCCTTGTAGAAGACTTGAAAGAAGGGACGCAGTTGGAATGAGATACCAATAGTAAAAGAATACCAGGATGTATTCCAGCCATTGGAAGGATTGCCCCCACCACGAAGTGATCCTTTCACCATTACATTAGAGCTGGAAGCAGCCCCAATAGCGAAGGCACCTTATCGAATTGCTCCAGCTGAGCATGCTAAATTAAAGAAGCAGTTGGAAGATTTGatagaaaaaaagatttattagaCCGAGTTCTTCACCATGGAGAGCACCGGTCttatttgtgaagaagaaagacggCACCATGCGGTTATGCATCGATTATAGAGGGATTAACAACGTTACAGTAATGGACAAGTATCCCTTGCCAAGGATCGATGAATTGTTAGATCAGCTTCATGAGGCAAGCTGGTTCTCAAAGATAGATTTGGCATCGGTATACCATCAAATCCCTATATCAGAGTCCGATATCATGAAGATGGATTTTAGGACccggtatggccactatgaatTTGTGGTAATGCCTTTTGGTCTTACAAATGCACTGGCTGCTTTCATGCGCTTGATGAATGATTTATTCTGTGATTACTTGGAtaaatttgtaatcatcttcattcATGATATACTTATTTATTCCAAGAGTAAAGAGTAACATGCAGAGCACCTCCAAAAGGTGTTGGAGCGATTAAGAAGCCATAAGTTATTCGCCAAGTTTAGTAAATACAGCTTCTAGAAAAGGGAGATCGGATCCCTTGGTCATCGAGTGTCAGAGAAGGGTGTTGCAGTAAATCCTGAAAAGGTTAAAGTAGTGAAGGACTGGCCACACCTTACCAGTGCTACCGAGGTTTGAAGCTTTCTAGGATTGGCTGGGTATTATCGAAAGTTTGTGAGGAACTTTTCCATCAAGGTCAAACCCTTGACGAGGCTGACTGGGAAAGATATATCATTTGATGGGATAAGAGAAAAAGACTTTTACACAATTAAAGGAAGCTTTGACGACAACACCTATTCTTGCATTACCTACTCCGGGAAGCCCTTACACCGTATACACTGATGCTTCTCGAGTAGGACTGGGTTGTGTACTGATACAGGATGAAAAGGTCATCGCCTATAGTTAAAGGCAATTAAAGAAACACGAGGAGAATTACCCCACCCACAATCTAGAGATGGCCGCAGTGGTACAAGGCCAAAACCTTATTAATAAGAAGAGTGCACACACACGTTCATTAACGTGATGTTACGTACgttatcatatatttatattatatacattatataatattaaatataaaacccCAATGTATTTGTAATTATGATCCAGATTGCTTAGGTGTGTGACCCTGtaggatcatataatattagtaaaattCTCAATTTATAGACTATAAGCGGCTTCTAGCAAAACATTATAATCACCTAATATTATATGACGGTCGAATCTCGTCGTTACGACTTTAACTAAAATAAGTACAACAGATTTCAGGACATTCCCAACAAAAGCTCCCcgacaacggcgccaaatttgatatcactcaaattaccctaaggagtgattttactctctcaaataagaggttcaattgtagtacttagggatcaaatctacagtgagctagggcacacaatagactatagaaatcaagattaagcttggcaaacaatttataaagcagtaaatcaATGAAAGCAAGGTGAACAAAGTAGTTGTTCGATTGGTTGATTAAGGTTGTAAACAATTGggagaaatagctagacctagggatttatcaatcaagagattcaaaactacaatTAAAGGATGCTAATGGTCTATAGAttcaattctagaactcgattttAATAAATAAGCAATCCAGCTTTCGCATGCAATTGCTAATCAAATGTCTAAGTGCAGTctcagctgtcgcttgttgACTTGGAgagagcgtcgatcgatgctatggcctgagcgtcgatcgatgcttccttAGACAAGCATTAACGACCTAATTGATTTagttcaactagattcctagaccaactctcgtatgcgcctaggtatctaatccagcagAGTTTGGGTTtcgttaattgattgcactttCGTGCCTCTCAACTATCCTATGATTCTAGATTCAAACAATTATTCACACTGTCGTGCTATTCTAACTATtccagatcctagtattacaaatcaCCCTGGTGTAGAGATCTATAGATAATCTAGCAATCCAAATTGATTATCAgtttgacattaagctcatgaaatccctaagcctaacaagatgaattactcagacatacaagcaataacacaaatcatagtcTGGATAGTATAATAGATACGAAATCCATGATAAAACCAgtggagttccaatcaatctctgaaggagaattgatcttctctccaaacctaagagaaaacaaaagaataggataatagaaagcTTGTTGCCGtaaacaatggcttagaaatacataaatagagTTTCTGGTT
Above is a window of Brassica napus cultivar Da-Ae chromosome A10, Da-Ae, whole genome shotgun sequence DNA encoding:
- the LOC125578942 gene encoding uncharacterized protein LOC125578942, with the protein product MGREIDWEDFETDFEWKYFSPKAKDWLEIQFWELTQGNRKVREYEAEFTKLRKYSPYGARNEGTLIRRFIRGLRADLASRLQVVKFHSLYELAEIAVNVQEGMEKEQAMMKHSEPSRRTEGLGIRRMNNKGQFNRGRSRGRRNDRRFGNGPNVCYTCGGTSHFSSSCPYSQGRKAPDYITCFSSAPPTILAIEPAPKRQAVGKQVNALELGKPEPQQPHQGPITGTLCVGGVYVHALFDSGATHSFVIPEVVSSFKGTFTRVKVGVLIRTPRNRNLHADSCVLGIPIHVGSMVYPADLLVVPLAQHEVILGMDWLPRYYAQLDCGRGRITLEKRGQPSTTYYGICPSSGVSLVSALRVKKDLIKGEVYLLTLTILVEDLKEGTQLE